The genomic segment TAAACATTACAGAATGTGGATGCATTTGAAGCATTCCTAATAGTAGGAAACCAATCATACCATTTCAATCTTATATGAAGATCTGCTATATATTTCATACTCAACAACAGAGACTATTTGGTCTGTATCTGTGAAATATATATTTCGATGACCATCTTCCAGTACCATTTTCAATAGGCTTATGTCTAATCATTATGTCTGTAGtgggtttcaaaataaaagcctttgtATTTAGGATTACGGTTTTGGGATGAGAAAGGCACAGACCTTGGCGTAGACACCGGGGCGGCTCTCCTCAGCACAGCCCCACCCCCAGGACACCACTCCCTGGAGCTCCCCGTTACACACCAGAGGGCCACCAGAGTCTCCCTGGAGGAGGACAAATTTAAAACACAGTCAGGAGGGAGCCAAGTTAAAATCTTCAAAATAAAGGTCCTCCATTCACATCATTTGCTTCacaaaatattaaaaaagaaactaaaaagaaataaaaaatatactaTAGCAAATTAATGCAGTaccaaataaaaacagaagaacaaaagaaaacactACTGAGATAAAACTGATTTAACAACTGCCTTTTATCCAACAACGGACAGGAGACGCTGGAGCCTTCATCCAACTGCCACCCACAGCGTGTGTTATATTAAATCCTAAAAAGGTAATATATTCACAAAATCATATCATTACAGCATACTGTACCTGACAGGAGTCCTTCCCTCCCGCCAGGAAGCCGGCGCAGAACATGGCGGAGGTGATCCTGTTGGGGTAGGACTTCTCACAGTCCTGCTGGGGCAGGATGGGCAGATCCAGGCAGTGTAGGCACTTCAGACAGCCGACTGTAAGAATAAGACCCCTGACCCATGTAATCTGAGATCATATAGGCTAATATTCCCTTTACAGAGGTTTGAGTGCAGCGTGATTTACATGATACGAAAAAAGATAGataaaatattaatacaaataccTAGAATATTATTCAATATTTAATGATAGTTGTATAAGTATATgacaataaatacataaaacataaaatataatatataaattaataaatacccTAATATGACATTCAATTAGGCCTATTGGTGTCATTCAATTAGCTAAATAGACCAAAGAACAACCGTATGCATTttgcaatatttatttttcatcattGTATTATTAGTCTGTTGTGGAGCTGTAACAGATATGTATGTAGGCTATCTGTATGGGAGACTCACAGGGACTCTGGGTGGCTCCCCACCCGGAGACGAGGCACTGCGTGCCCGCAGGAGCACAGGTCTTGGGCAGGGCCGTTGGGCTCACGTACTGGTTGATCTGCGCCGGCGCGGCTAGCTTGATTAGCATGATGTCGTTGTTCATGTTGTATCGGTCCCAGTCCGGGTGGATAACAACCTCGGCCGAGGCGATGAACTGCTCAGGGCCATCCTTGTACCCGATGTGGTGCTCGCCCAACCTcgcctcaatctctctcccttctctttaTAATGAGAAAGCGTAGGGGGAGAATCTGGGTTGAGTTTGTATTGCCGTTTGGATAACGGCACATGTCTCTTACACAAATCtatatgtttttgtattaaaaCTATAGATTTGTGTAAAGACAagtggaaatatatatattaatattaaaataaaaaataataaacaagaaAATACAATACGGCTGGAATTGTACATGTCTAGTTTCATTCAAAGTTTCAGGGCCCCCACCAAGCTAGTGGTTAGGATCTAGCTGGAGCCAAGATTAGCACTGGAGTCTGAGAGAAGTCTCTGCAGTGAACACTGACTTGTAGCAGTGGGCCGCGCTGACCACCCACAGGTTGTTGATCAGCGTCCCGCCACAGAAGTGCCAGCCGTTGTTGAGCGAGACCTGCCAGGGCACAGAGTGGTCTTTGCACTCGTACCCTCCGACAATACGGTCGTCAAAACCCAGGCAAACTGTGGGAATGCGGGACGCATTGAGACAGAATCAGATTAGACAGAGGCACGAGGAATGGTGAGAAATAGGCCTGTCCAGCCTGCCGTAAATTCGTATTAGTTAATTGGCTTTTTTCCCTTCAATTGGTTAAAAATATTCTTAGTTTCGAATCCAACGAAATTAAGCGATGCCACGTTtatgaattaattaaataaaataagttaAAAGTCGATATTTACTCTACAGTAAGAAAAAACCCACTCCTTTCAGAAGAGTATTGCTACCATTCATCTACTGCACTAGCATTGAACAGTAATTTTAACAACATAGGGGCAGGAACAGGATCTACTCACCACCAGTGAGTGCCAGCAGAAGCACTCCAGAGATCATCATCGTGGCTGAAGAAGACTAGAAGCCTCTATTACAAACTGAGGAGAAACACAGGCCAACTTCTCCCCTTTAGGTTGAAAATCTATGTCCACGTCACCATATCTCCCCTCGAAGGTAAAACCAATCACAAAGATTCTTTGGAGGGATGTGAAACAAGAAGGTGTTCAAAAAACCCTGTAGTAATATCTGGGAACTGGGAGCCTGATGTGCAGGTGTGAATAGTCTAAACAACATGTGT from the Gadus morhua chromosome 22, gadMor3.0, whole genome shotgun sequence genome contains:
- the LOC115535670 gene encoding trypsin-2-like: MMISGVLLLALTGVCLGFDDRIVGGYECKDHSVPWQVSLNNGWHFCGGTLINNLWVVSAAHCYKEGREIEARLGEHHIGYKDGPEQFIASAEVVIHPDWDRYNMNNDIMLIKLAAPAQINQYVSPTALPKTCAPAGTQCLVSGWGATQSPFGCLKCLHCLDLPILPQQDCEKSYPNRITSAMFCAGFLAGGKDSCQGDSGGPLVCNGELQGVVSWGWGCAEESRPGVYAKVCEFTDWIEQTMNLH